One Takifugu flavidus isolate HTHZ2018 unplaced genomic scaffold, ASM371156v2 ctg416, whole genome shotgun sequence genomic region harbors:
- the LOC130520530 gene encoding piggyBac transposable element-derived protein 4-like, protein MAVQRFTAEMVVGMLQKGLEGEDGIGPDSESEISDEDNDPAYVSQGQAGVMGVSLLNEEDSSDDQEGSSDESPEEEIQTQSDRFSKNGSYWNENPPTHGRTKSHNILRSCPGPTPGSVAVSPKDAPDKFISDNIIEEVLKCTNLEGRRAAAVKGKDWKSIDKEEFLAFIGLTLLAGGDKSWDVALRELFLDPLQNPIYKATMGVGRYENIRRFLRFDDRRTRALRLETDHMAAFRYVWECFLDKCRRRFIPSDCVTIDEQLVPFRGRCRFLQYMPSKPAKYGLKIFWMCDARVPYTIDGTVYTGRQPGEEIKKKLGETVVQQLCSGIRGTGRNITMDNFFTSVPLAEKLLEKDLTIVGTRRQNKADIPPVMKPSKLREIYSSEFGFRGNMTMVSYVPKKGKSVVLLSTMHDDKAVDESNHKKKPDVILFYNQTKGGVDIMDQMVSAYTCKRRTRRWPMVLWSNMLDVATLNALASFTSQHPGYMSGISNARRLFIKELGQELVTPHMKRRMESTPILQKPIVEAMGRCGIIKQNPGTTQPQEDIRQGKRKRCAICTTSKDRKASSWFSQCTRPVCKEHRHVVLFGRNV, encoded by the exons ATGGCTGTTCAGAGATTCACAGCtgaaatggttgtggggatgcTGCAGAAGGGACTGGAAGGTGAGGATGGAATTGGTCCTGATTCTGAGTCTGAAATTTCAGATGAAGATAATGACCCAGCCTATGTGTCTCAGGGTCAAGCTGGAGTTATGGGTGTGTCTCTCCTGAATGAAGAAGACTCTTCTGATGACCAAGAGGGCTCATCTGATGAGTCTCCTGAAGAGGAAATTCAGACCCAGTCAGATAGATTTAGTAAAAACGGGTCTTACTGGAATGAGAATCCCCCCACTCATGGCAGAACAAAAAGCCATAACATTCTGAGGAGCTGCCCAGGACCTACACCTGGATCAGTAGCAGTTTCACCTAAGGATGCCCCGGATAAATTCATCAGCGACAACATCATCGAGGAGGTTCTGAAATGCACCAATTTAGAGGGACGCAGAGCAGCCGCAGTAAAAGGGAAAGACTGGAAAAGTATCGACAAGGAAGAATTCCTGGCCTTTATCGGTTTGACCCTACTTGCAGGGGGGGACAAGAGCTGGGATGTTGCCTTGCGGGAGCTGTTTCTCGACCCCCTGCAAAATCCAATTTACAAGGCCACCATGGGTGTCGGGAGATATGAAAATATCCGTCGCTTCCTACGGTTTGACGACAGGAGGACCAGGGCTTTGCGACTGGAAACAGACCACATGGCGGCATTCAGATACGTGTGGGAGTGCTTTCTGGACAAGTGCAGAAGACGGTTCATCCCCAGTGACTGTGTCACCATTGACGAGCAGCTGGTGCCGTTCCGGGGCAGGTGCCGGTTTTTACAATATATGCCCAGCAAGCCGGCGAAATATGGCCTAAAAATATTCTGGATGTGCGATGCAAGGGTGCCTTACACAATAGACGGAACTGTCTACACAGGGAGGCAGCCAGGAGAGGAGATTAAGAAGAAGCTTGGGGAGACTGTTGTCCAACAATTGTGCAGTGGGATCAGAGGGACAG GCCGCAACATCACGATGGACAACTTTTTCACCAGTGTCCCTCTGGCTGAGAAGCTCCTTGAGAAGGACCTAACAATTGTAGGCACTCGCCGACAGAACAAGGCTGATATCCCACCTGTGATGAAGCCATCCAAACTGCGTGAGATCTACAGCTCAGAGTTTGGATTCAGAGGCAACATGACCATGGTGAGCTACgtcccaaaaaaaggaaagtctgTTGTCCTCTTGAGTACAATGCATGACGACAAAGCAGTGGATGAGAGCAACCACAAGAAGAAGCCCGATGTGATCCTGTTCTACAACCAAACCAAAGGAGGTGTAGACATAATGGATCAAATGGTTAGCGCATACACATGTAAGCGGAGAACAAGGAGGTGGCCAATGGTCCTCTGGTCTAACATGCTGGATGTTGCGACCCTTAATGCATTAGCAAGCTTCACATCACAACACCCGGGGTACATGAGTGGCATAAGCAACGCACGCCGCCTGTTCATCAAAGAGCTGGGCCAGGAGTTAGTCACGCCACACATGAAGAGGCGCATGGAGAGCACACCCATACTCCAAAAGCCCATTGTAGAGGCTATGGGAAGATGCGGCATCATAAAACAAAACCCAGGCACCACACAGCCACAGGAGGACATCAGgcaagggaagaggaagagatgtgCAATCTGCACAACTTCCAAGGACAGAAAGGCCAGCAGCTGGTTTTCCCAGTGCACCAGGCCTGTGTGCAAGGAGCACAGACATGTTGTGCTCTTTGGGAGGAATGTATGA